The Candidatus Limnocylindrales bacterium genome has a segment encoding these proteins:
- a CDS encoding efflux RND transporter periplasmic adaptor subunit gives MDSKPHESLQLPINPTSESQSEISPLDTQQLQAPYILEEPASEAGKRSSLSRFLLVVAIIGVTLAGLLTLGILPRMHRQAELTAAVEALKTDVPIVSVVTAQQAPATVDLVLPGNIQALQETPIYARATGYLKKRFVDIGDRVQAGQLLAEIESPEVDQDLAQARANLAQAKAALQQERANLQQERAKLQQAQAALEFSRKTLQRWKQLGQQALVSYQEVDEKQAAFDAAQANAEAAQATIHAAQANVNAAQARVDASQASVQRLLTLQSFQKVTAPFAGTITARYVDVGALITVGTGTNNQALFKIAQSDVLRIYVNVPQTFVNSIQPDQPAEISVQEFPQKTFAGKVVSTAGALDPTSRTLLAEVRVTNENNLLLPGMYAQVKFTVTRSNPPVLVPGNALVIRPEGTQVATVTKDQTVHYQKVTVGRDYGTQLEIISGLEANETVILDATDDLQEGMRVQAVTLKKEEKKS, from the coding sequence ATGGATTCTAAACCCCATGAATCTTTACAGTTACCTATAAACCCGACATCGGAGTCCCAGTCTGAAATCTCACCCCTAGATACCCAACAACTTCAGGCACCATACATTCTGGAAGAACCAGCCTCTGAAGCGGGTAAACGCAGCAGTTTGTCCCGTTTTCTTCTGGTTGTCGCCATAATAGGGGTGACATTGGCAGGTTTATTGACTTTGGGTATTTTACCCAGAATGCACCGACAGGCCGAGTTAACGGCTGCAGTAGAGGCTTTAAAAACCGACGTTCCTATTGTTAGCGTAGTTACAGCTCAACAGGCTCCCGCAACCGTAGATTTAGTCCTACCCGGTAACATTCAAGCCCTCCAGGAAACCCCTATTTATGCCAGAGCTACCGGATATTTGAAGAAAAGGTTTGTAGACATTGGGGACCGGGTCCAGGCAGGTCAACTGCTTGCTGAGATTGAATCACCGGAGGTAGATCAGGATTTAGCCCAGGCTCGGGCGAATTTAGCCCAGGCTAAGGCGGCGTTGCAACAAGAACGTGCAAACCTGCAACAAGAACGTGCAAAGTTACAACAGGCCCAGGCTGCTTTAGAATTTTCCCGTAAAACCCTTCAACGCTGGAAACAACTCGGGCAGCAAGCTCTGGTATCCTATCAAGAAGTCGATGAAAAACAGGCTGCCTTTGATGCTGCTCAAGCCAATGCCGAAGCAGCCCAGGCTACCATTCATGCAGCCCAGGCGAATGTGAATGCAGCCCAGGCTCGCGTGGATGCCAGCCAGGCCAGTGTCCAGCGCCTCTTGACATTACAATCTTTTCAAAAAGTGACGGCCCCCTTTGCTGGAACCATTACAGCCCGTTATGTAGATGTAGGGGCTCTGATTACAGTAGGTACCGGTACGAATAATCAGGCCCTGTTTAAAATTGCGCAAAGCGACGTTTTACGGATTTATGTAAATGTGCCACAAACCTTTGTAAACTCCATTCAACCGGATCAGCCTGCAGAGATTTCAGTGCAGGAATTCCCGCAAAAAACTTTTGCAGGTAAGGTGGTCAGTACGGCCGGTGCTCTGGATCCAACCTCCCGTACGTTGCTTGCAGAAGTAAGAGTAACAAATGAAAACAATCTGCTCCTGCCGGGAATGTATGCACAGGTTAAGTTTACGGTCACCCGTTCTAATCCCCCGGTCCTGGTACCCGGTAATGCCCTGGTGATTCGCCCGGAAGGTACCCAGGTCGCCACCGTTACCAAAGATCAAACCGTGCATTACCAAAAGGTCACTGTAGGACGGGATTATGGAACTCAGTTGGAAATTATTTCCGGTCTTGAAGCCAATGAAACGGTCATTTTAGATGCAACCGATGACCTGCAAGAGGGCATGAGGGTACAGGCTGTAACCCTCAAGAAAGAAGAAAAGAAATCCTAA
- a CDS encoding tetratricopeptide repeat protein: MGIEKQTQRLYLKGLNVSRSGNWLRALQYFRQCLEINPDFSQAHYEIGTLYYKNGHWEQALSHLTRAVELNGQNIQYHFALANVYLALNQPAQALGIYRKLEKMNSEASPALYLNMGIAYKAMADFERAKECFHRSIQLAPQSPEALDHLGRLYLEQGQNEEAKVVFQKLVKLNPNYLGAHQALGYLYAKESNWQKALDEWNLILAFQPHREDLLYQISKAQIRLNQPDKAIKTLRRILNIHPDHLSVRLEMIALLISLEKWEEARLELEHAKKLDPKNPTLQQLLQELIIRNKAPSQKEE; the protein is encoded by the coding sequence ATGGGAATAGAAAAACAAACACAACGCCTCTACCTAAAGGGTCTTAACGTTTCCCGTTCAGGAAACTGGCTACGTGCTCTCCAATACTTCCGACAATGCCTGGAGATCAATCCTGATTTCTCCCAGGCACATTATGAGATCGGTACGTTATATTATAAGAACGGTCATTGGGAACAGGCTCTTTCTCATTTAACAAGGGCGGTAGAGCTGAACGGGCAGAATATTCAGTATCACTTTGCCCTGGCCAATGTTTACCTGGCGCTCAATCAACCGGCACAAGCTTTAGGAATTTACAGAAAACTGGAAAAAATGAATTCAGAAGCCAGTCCGGCCCTCTATTTGAATATGGGAATTGCCTATAAAGCCATGGCAGATTTTGAACGGGCTAAGGAGTGCTTTCATCGGTCTATTCAGTTAGCCCCTCAAAGTCCAGAAGCTCTGGATCACCTTGGGCGACTTTATCTGGAGCAAGGCCAGAATGAAGAAGCCAAAGTGGTCTTCCAAAAGCTGGTTAAGTTGAACCCCAATTACCTGGGAGCTCACCAGGCACTGGGATATTTGTACGCCAAAGAATCGAACTGGCAAAAGGCCCTGGATGAATGGAATTTAATTCTGGCCTTTCAACCCCATCGAGAAGATCTTCTGTATCAGATTAGCAAGGCTCAAATCAGACTCAATCAACCCGATAAAGCCATCAAAACTCTTCGACGGATCCTGAATATCCATCCAGATCATCTCTCTGTCAGGCTGGAGATGATCGCCCTGCTCATCAGCCTGGAAAAGTGGGAGGAAGCCCGATTGGAATTAGAGCATGCTAAAAAACTCGATCCGAAAAATCCAACTTTACAGCAACTACTTCAAGAATTAATAATCAGAAATAAAGCTCCTTCTCAAAAAGAGGAATAA
- a CDS encoding aldo/keto reductase: protein MEKRTLGKTGMQVSILGFGGSEIGYDKVPQKTVNEILHRALDAGLNVIDTAECYRDSEEKIGRAIAGRRDQCYLFTKCGHAAGLPFPDWDPRLLEQSIERSLRRLQTDYLDLVQLHTCSEKILRQGAVMEGLQRARQAGKIRYIGYSGDSRAALYAIQTGLFDVLQTSINLADQEAIDLTLPLARQQGIGIIAKRPLANVAWRTFEKPEDGHTPSYWDLRGYNEIYAERLQQLDYDFLKGALRTAIGIALRFTLSVEGVATAIVGTTKPERWHQNAELLAAGPLDPKQFEAIRTRWKAVAKPHWIGQG, encoded by the coding sequence ATGGAAAAACGGACCCTTGGAAAGACCGGGATGCAGGTCAGTATCCTTGGCTTTGGCGGATCCGAAATTGGTTATGATAAGGTTCCCCAGAAGACTGTAAATGAAATACTCCACAGGGCGTTGGATGCAGGATTGAATGTGATTGATACAGCAGAGTGTTATAGGGATAGCGAAGAGAAGATCGGACGGGCCATAGCAGGGCGTCGGGATCAATGCTATTTGTTCACCAAATGCGGTCATGCGGCGGGTCTCCCTTTTCCAGATTGGGATCCACGTTTACTGGAACAAAGCATTGAACGGAGCCTACGGCGATTGCAAACAGACTATTTAGACCTGGTGCAACTCCATACCTGTTCGGAAAAGATTTTACGTCAAGGGGCAGTTATGGAGGGGTTACAACGGGCACGCCAAGCCGGGAAGATCCGTTATATAGGTTATAGTGGTGACAGTCGAGCGGCCCTCTATGCCATTCAGACCGGTTTATTTGATGTCTTACAAACTTCCATCAACCTTGCCGATCAGGAAGCCATCGATCTTACCCTCCCCCTGGCCAGACAGCAAGGGATAGGTATCATAGCCAAGCGTCCCTTAGCCAATGTCGCCTGGAGAACGTTTGAAAAACCGGAAGACGGGCATACCCCCAGCTACTGGGATTTACGAGGCTATAATGAAATTTACGCAGAACGTCTCCAACAACTGGATTATGACTTCTTGAAAGGTGCTCTGCGTACTGCTATTGGAATTGCCCTGCGATTCACCCTCAGCGTAGAAGGGGTCGCAACGGCCATTGTGGGTACCACCAAGCCCGAGCGCTGGCATCAAAACGCAGAGTTACTGGCAGCCGGACCCCTGGACCCCAAACAATTCGAAGCAATCCGTACACGCTGGAAAGCCGTCGCCAAACCCCACTGGATTGGACAGGGATAA